The Nostoc sp. 'Lobaria pulmonaria (5183) cyanobiont' DNA window ATTGCACTTTCTTCAGTTGAATATAACTCTATTAAATTCACAACCTTGCTCAATTCTGCACTTATCATTACTTCTATGGCTTTTATACCTAAAATTGCTGGCGCTCAAACAGTTAATACGAACAATGGTGGTGGACAAATAAATACAAATATCAACTCTAATACTTTACGTAAAAATTCTACAGATACTAAATATTTGCAACCCTTCAATATTGCTTTTCTAGCTTATCAAGGTTATTTAAAAGATCAGGGTATTCCTAGTGGGGACACTTTGTTATTCAAATACCAAACTGGATACTTGACTGCGAAAGATGTGGTTCAGGCTGCTATCAGGGCTAATAAGTTACCAGCGCAAGTTTTGAACGATCGAAGTTACGTCAACGCAGTCGAGTTACAAATGACATCCTTTGGGGATACTAATGATTCACAATAGACAATTTAGGAGTGCTAGAATCAATCTCTGCATCTCCCTATAACTTTAGTATTTCTCTAATAAAAGCTTTACTTCTACATCCAATTCCCAATCTTTCATGGCTTCCACAACAACGAAAAGCACCACTCACAATACTGTTTGGTTAAAACAAGAGACGCGATGAATCGCCGTCTCTACAATAATCAGTCTTTTTTTTCTGACTTTCTTAAATGCTTTGTTTGCAGCATTGGTGGATTTATCCCGCTTTTGAGTTAATTAGGTTTGAAATCAAGTCGCATACAGGGTTAGAATAACTAAAAAGATCAGGAAAATCAAAGTTTGTAGTGAATATACCCCACATCCCCAAATTACCCATACCACCATCTCTTTTGGGGTCAGAAGTCGGTTCTTTTACTGAGTTTACAGTTACTCAACGAATGCCTGCGATCGCTCGCAAAGTTATCGCTGAAAATAATTTCTCGTCTGAAATTAATACCAGCTTAGAAAACCTGGCTAGAGAATTGCCAACAGGATATGTGCAACCTCTTTTAAATAATACTGCTGTAGATTTTTCAGCCTGGAATACATATTTAGAATTCTACAAAGGTCAGCGTTGGGTAGATGTACCTTGGTTTTTTGCTGAAACTTATTTTTTTCGATTAATTCTAGAAATTACTAATTATTTTCGCCCTGGTGTCTGGCAAGGTGTCGATCCATTTGAGTTACAAAAGTCTCAAAGTTTAGAAGCATCTCTGGATTCGATTATTCTACTGTGTGGTCAGGCTAACAATTGGTTAGATAATTCACAACGAAAGGAAGAATCAAATCAAACAGCTTTAATAGCACTGTTATATTTTGCTTTGTGGGGAAATCGAGTTGACTTGAGTTTATGGTCAGCGTCCGAGAGCGATCGCAGTCGTTTTGATATTCAAACCCAACTAGCTCACATCCTAGTAAATGATGCCTCCCAAGTCACGGAATTGTTAATAAACTCTCAAGGAGGACGGATTGATTTTGTTGTAGACAATGCTGGTTTTGAACTTGTTTGTGATTTATTTTTAGTAGATTTTTTGTTAAGTAGCGGACTGGCGGATCGGGTTTACCTACACTTAAAGCCACATCCGACTTTTGTCTCTGATGCCATGATTAAGGATGTACATTACACAACAAGTTTTTTAGGCGCTAGTGGAAATCAACAAGTTACATCCTTTGCCCAAAGACTGCAAGACAATATTGCATCAAGGCGTTTAGTACTATCTGAAGATTACTTTTGGACATCGCCTTTAGCTTTTTGGGAAATACCCAACTCTCTCAAAAATGAATTAGCCAATGCGAGTTTGGTTATAATCAAAGGAGATGCCAATTATCGCCGATTATTAGGCGATCGCCATTGGAATTTTACTACCAACATTGCAGATATAGTCTGCTACTTACCCGTGCCAATGGTAGCTCTACGCACCCTAAAGTCAGAAGTAGCAGTTGGTTTAAAACCAGAAGTTATTGAGAAAGTAGCAAAATCTGACTCTTCTTGGTTGACAAATGGACAGTGGGGTGTAATTCAGTTGGTGGTTTAGGCAGTTTTGCCAAATCGAGATAATTTGTAAGACAAGTATACGTATCTTCACTATTTATAGGGTCGTTTACCCTACCCGTATCACCACAACCAGCTTAGGATAAACTAGAAGAACTTTTTAAGGAAAATGGTAGAAAAAATCACAGCTGTGTTTAATGGCAAAGTGTTCTATCCGGCTGAACCGATCGCACTGCCAATTAATACCCGCGTGCGAATCAGTATTGAAATTTTACCGCCCAGCGAACAGGAAACGGTATCATTTCTGCAAACGGCGCGATCGCTCAACCTCGAAGGGCCACCTGACTGGTCTGCCAATATAGATAAATATTTATACAGTAAGTAAACTTTTCATGCATTCTGAAGTCTTTCTTGATACATCATTTGCCATTGCTTTATCTGCACCGAGCGATCGCTTGCATGACCGAGCTTTACATCTGGCTAAAATGTTACAAGCAGCAGAAACTCGTTTGGTGACAACACAGGCGGTAATGTTGGAAATTGGCAATGCCTTATCCCAACAACCTTATCGTCAGGCGGCAATCATATTATTAAATTCTTTAGTAGCAGACTCCAAAGTAGAAATTGTCCCCCTTTCCCAGGAACTCTACGAACGTGCTTTCCAGCTATATCGCGAACGAACAGAGAAAGAATGGGGATTTGTCGATTGCGTATCTTTTATTGTTATGCAATATAGCGGCATCACTGAAGCACTGACAGCTGATGAGCATTTTCAACAAGCAGGCTTTCGAGCATTACTGCGAGAAAATTTACCGTAAGGATTTGGGAATTGGGCATGAGACATTAGACTTCTTGCATGAATCAATGACCTTTCACCCTAAATCCCTCTCCCAAGCTTGGGAGAGGGACTTTGAAATTGTCTCCCCTTCTCCCAAAATTGGGAGAAGGGGTTGGGGGATGAGGGCATTCGTGCAAGAGGTTTATTAGCAAATGACAAATGACAATTAAATCCTTATTATTTCGTTACAATCGGCGTGTGCGTTAGGCATTCAAGAGTTATCAGCCATGAAATTGATTTCCGATCCGCCGATTCCTGTGAAAATTCAAAAGATGAAGGAACGGGTGCGGTGGATGCATCCAAGTTTTGTGCAACGGGGAATTGACCAAACCAGTATAGTTATTGACGATCGCAGACAGGATAATCCAGAATTTTCCTTTATGGTTATCGGTGATTCTGGCACTAAATCCCATTCTCGACACCACCCCCAACGAAAAGTTGCCGAACTGATGCTGACTCACCGCGATGATTGCAGCTTTGTGTTGCATACTGGCGATGTCATCTATGTGGTGGGTTCCCAAGAATATTATTCAACAAACTTTATTGAGCCTTACCGGGAATTTCTTGTTAATGGCGACAATCCGAAAAGCATTCCTTATGACCGCATGGTGTTTAATCTGCCGTTCTTGCCAGTACTTGGTAATCATGATTACTACGATGTGCCATTGATGTACCGTTTATTTACTGGCACAACATCGTCACTACGTCGCCTGTTCCGCTACAAAGATATCGAGATTGGCTGGCATGGATCGTATCAAGGTAATGCTTATGCACGGGCATTTATGGACTACACTCAGGCGATGTCTCCACAAGAGTTAGAACGTCATTTAGATCGGCACTACACTGCTAAAACCGATACAGGGCGCTGTTTGCGTTATGAACCCGGACAATTTACCCGCTTACCCAATCGCTATTACACCTTTCGTTACGGCGGGATTGACTTTTTTGCACTGGATTCTAATACCTTTAATACACCCTCACCTTTACCTGCAACTCAAGAGGGGGAAATTTACCGCCGAGAATTGCAAAAGCGTCGCCAGGAAATAGATCGAGAAGAAGTGGAGATTTTGAAAATATATGATCGCCTCAACCCAGATAAACCCACCGAAGCCGAACAACTCGATGACCTTAGTGCTAAATTAGACCAAATCAACGAGATCAAAATCGACATTGAAAAACAACTAGCATCTCATCAAATGCCTGCGATCGACTTTGAACAACTTGAATGGTTGCGAAGCAAACTAATCGAATCTTGGAACACCTCCCAAGTGCGCGGACGTGTAATCTTTTTCCACCATCCCCCCTACGTCACAGAAGCTACCAAGTGGAATCAGGCACAAACCTTGGCAGTTCGCCACCGCTTGCGCTGGGTGTTTGAACAAGTGGCAGAAACTCTTGGTTCTCTAATTAAAGAACGTCCCATAGTCGATTTGATTTTAAATGGACACGCTCACTGTTTAGAGCATCTTTGCACAACTGATACCGGATTTGCAGACTCGCACATTAACTGTATTATCTCTGGTGGTAGCGGTCATCGTCCCCGCTATCAACGGCGAGAAGGGACTGAATTGATGGAAACTTTTGCTGAAATTGCAGGTAAATCCACTCGGAAAGTTGCGGATTCAAGGCTATTTGTGGGCCGTCATAACTACAATTTCCAGAACCGACTGCCTTATTCATGTGTGCGGATTGATGTTCTGGATGGTAGCCCGCCCAAGTTTATCATCAGACCGCTGATTACTGAACGAGTTGAACAAAAGTGGCATAACACGGAACTTGAACCTTTTGTTATTTAAACGGGATACGAAGTAATTGAAGACACCATTCCTCATCTCACTTGAAAATCACATCTCAGTGCTGCTGGGTTGCTTTGAATGATTATCTTGGCGAATTTTTTCCAAATCTTTGCATTAAGACAAAAGCTAGGTATATCCTAATCTTGAATAGAGTTATGATAATCTCAAATTATGGCAGGACATAGTAAATGGGCAAATATTAAGCGCCAAAAAGCGGTAGTAGATGCAAAAAAGGGAAAAACCTTTACTCAATTATCCAGGGCAATTATCGTTGCGGCTAGAAGTGGTGTACCAGATCCGGCGCTGAATTTTCAACTTCGCACGGCAGTTGACAAGGCAAAGGCTGCGAGTATTCCCAATGATAATATTGAACGAGCGATCGCTAAAGGTGCAGGCACTTTTGGCGGGGATAATGCTATCTTTGAAGCCATTCGCTACGAAGGCTATGGCCCTTGTGGTGTAGCAATTTTAATCGAAGCCCTCACAGATAATCGTAATCGCACTGCTGCTGACTTGCGTGTAGCTTTTAGTAAAAATGGTGGCAATCTTGGTGAAACAGGTTGTGTTAGCTGGATGTTTGAACAAAAAGGCGTTTGTGTAGTGCAGGGTGTACTTGACGAAGAACAGCTTTTAGAAGCATCCCTTGAAGGGGGTGCCCAGTCTTATGAGATGACTGAAGATGAGATGGCTGAGGTATTTACTGATATTGCAAATTTAGAAACCCTTAGTCAGACACTTAAAAATCAAGGCTTTAAGGTAACTGATGCCGAATTGCGCTGGATTCCTAGTAATAGTGTAGAAGTTACCGATCCCGATCGGGCGCGATCGCTTTTCAAGTTAATTGATACTCTAGAAAGCTTGGATGACGTGCAAAATGTCACAGCTAATTTTGACGTAGCAGAAGAATTGATGGCTCTCAGCATTTCCTAATCAAAATTAACCCAGGTATCATAGCCAAATTACAGTTATTTGGATGATATCCAAATTGTTACATTTAAGATTGAAATGCCAGCAAGTATTTTTTAGCTAAGTATTCCCCGAACCTATCCTACTAATAATATTTGTGCTACAAAACTTAAGCTTATTGATAAATTAAAACGAAAAATTAAGGTTTTGAAGCACATTTTACGACAACAAGTAGGGATCTTTTAGAATAGTGGGATAGGTTCACGTCAGCT harbors:
- a CDS encoding metallophosphoesterase, encoding MKLISDPPIPVKIQKMKERVRWMHPSFVQRGIDQTSIVIDDRRQDNPEFSFMVIGDSGTKSHSRHHPQRKVAELMLTHRDDCSFVLHTGDVIYVVGSQEYYSTNFIEPYREFLVNGDNPKSIPYDRMVFNLPFLPVLGNHDYYDVPLMYRLFTGTTSSLRRLFRYKDIEIGWHGSYQGNAYARAFMDYTQAMSPQELERHLDRHYTAKTDTGRCLRYEPGQFTRLPNRYYTFRYGGIDFFALDSNTFNTPSPLPATQEGEIYRRELQKRRQEIDREEVEILKIYDRLNPDKPTEAEQLDDLSAKLDQINEIKIDIEKQLASHQMPAIDFEQLEWLRSKLIESWNTSQVRGRVIFFHHPPYVTEATKWNQAQTLAVRHRLRWVFEQVAETLGSLIKERPIVDLILNGHAHCLEHLCTTDTGFADSHINCIISGGSGHRPRYQRREGTELMETFAEIAGKSTRKVADSRLFVGRHNYNFQNRLPYSCVRIDVLDGSPPKFIIRPLITERVEQKWHNTELEPFVI
- a CDS encoding YebC/PmpR family DNA-binding transcriptional regulator, whose translation is MAGHSKWANIKRQKAVVDAKKGKTFTQLSRAIIVAARSGVPDPALNFQLRTAVDKAKAASIPNDNIERAIAKGAGTFGGDNAIFEAIRYEGYGPCGVAILIEALTDNRNRTAADLRVAFSKNGGNLGETGCVSWMFEQKGVCVVQGVLDEEQLLEASLEGGAQSYEMTEDEMAEVFTDIANLETLSQTLKNQGFKVTDAELRWIPSNSVEVTDPDRARSLFKLIDTLESLDDVQNVTANFDVAEELMALSIS
- a CDS encoding antitoxin family protein, which gives rise to MVEKITAVFNGKVFYPAEPIALPINTRVRISIEILPPSEQETVSFLQTARSLNLEGPPDWSANIDKYLYSK
- a CDS encoding damage-control phosphatase ARMT1 family protein; protein product: MNIPHIPKLPIPPSLLGSEVGSFTEFTVTQRMPAIARKVIAENNFSSEINTSLENLARELPTGYVQPLLNNTAVDFSAWNTYLEFYKGQRWVDVPWFFAETYFFRLILEITNYFRPGVWQGVDPFELQKSQSLEASLDSIILLCGQANNWLDNSQRKEESNQTALIALLYFALWGNRVDLSLWSASESDRSRFDIQTQLAHILVNDASQVTELLINSQGGRIDFVVDNAGFELVCDLFLVDFLLSSGLADRVYLHLKPHPTFVSDAMIKDVHYTTSFLGASGNQQVTSFAQRLQDNIASRRLVLSEDYFWTSPLAFWEIPNSLKNELANASLVIIKGDANYRRLLGDRHWNFTTNIADIVCYLPVPMVALRTLKSEVAVGLKPEVIEKVAKSDSSWLTNGQWGVIQLVV
- a CDS encoding type II toxin-antitoxin system VapC family toxin, whose amino-acid sequence is MHSEVFLDTSFAIALSAPSDRLHDRALHLAKMLQAAETRLVTTQAVMLEIGNALSQQPYRQAAIILLNSLVADSKVEIVPLSQELYERAFQLYRERTEKEWGFVDCVSFIVMQYSGITEALTADEHFQQAGFRALLRENLP